The genomic stretch ACGGGCATCTTGAGCCCGACCATGAGTTCGGGGCGGAACACCTTGGTATAACGGTCCCCTTCGATCGTCACCTCCTCGACTTCGTAGAAACGCCGCAGGAGTTCCTCGGTGGACATCCCGATCGCCCGCAAGAGAACGGCGATGGGGAATTTCCGCTTCCGGTCGATCTTCACGTACAGCATGTCCTTGTGGTCGAACTCGAAGTCCAGCCACGAACCCCGGTACGGGATGATCCGCGCGGAAAAGAGGACCTTGCCGGAGGCGTGGGACCGGCCCTTGTCGTGCTCGAAGAAGACGCCCGGCGAGCGATGAAGCTGGCTCACGATGACCCGTTCCGTCCCGTTGATGATGAAGGTCGCACGGGCCGTCATCAGGGGGATCTCGCCGAAGAACACCTCCTGCTCCTTGACGTCCCGGATGGTGCGGGCCGCGGTCGTCTCGTCCACGTCGAAGATGACGAGCTGGACGGTCACCTTGATCGGAGATGCGTAATTCATGCCTCTCTCGCGGCACTCCTCCTCGTTCCACTTCGGCTGGCCGATGGCGTAGGAAACGAACTCCAGCGTGGCCCGGCCGTTGTAGTCCGTGATGGGAAAGATGCTCTTGAAGACGGCCCGCAGGCCGATCTCCTTCCGTTTCTCGGGAGGAACGTCTGCCTGCAGGAAGTCGTCGTACGATTGCTGCTGGGCCTTGATGAGGTTCGGGATTTCGATGACTTTTCCGATCTTGGAAAAGTCGACTCTCTTGATCAGATTCCGGTAGTCCAGATACATCATCTTCTCACCCCGGGGGTACTGGCTAAGTGGTTCATTTCATAAATTCGGCTACGGGGAACCCAACGACCGGGGACCCTGGCTCGCCGGCCTCCAGAGATCCATTCCCTCAGATCCCGGCATTCGAGGGCCGCTGCATCCGCTCCAGCTTCGTTGCCCGCCCTCACCGTACCGCGGCGGGTACGTCTCGGTCGGGCGCCTCGCCGGGCGCGGCGCATCGACCCTCTCGGTGCACGGCCTCTTCGGCAACGGATCTCTAGAGACCGGGGGGACTTAGGCGTAGCTCGCGACCTTCGCCCGCTCGCTGCCGTTCCGCTCGCCGCGATTTCTTCCTTCGGGGGGACACTCCTTTTTCATTCGCCGATCAAATCAGGAGTGTCCCCGCCGCCTCGTGGAACCCCCCGCCTCGCCCCGGGTCCCCGTCTGCCGACTGTGGGGCTTCGGCGGCGGTCATCGGCCCCGCTGCGCCTCCTGGCACCGGGAGGGCAAACGCCCCCCCCGGGTGGCCTCCCGCCGGACATGTCCTATTTGATGTCCGCCTTGCCCCCCGCCTCTTCGATCTTCTTTTTCAGAGCCTCGGCTTCCTTCTTTTCGATTCCTTCCTTGATCGGTTTCGGGATTCCCTCGACGAGGTCCTTCGCCTCCTTCAGGCCAAGCCCCGTGACCTCGCGGACCACCTTGATCACCTGGATCTTCTTGTCCGCGTAGTCGGTCAGGATCACGTCGAACTCCGTTTTCTCCTCGGCCGCGGGGGCCGCCGCACCGGGAGCGGCTGCGGCCATCATCATCGCGGGAGCGGCGGCCGTTACGCCGAACCGCTCTTCGAGAGCCTTCACGTAGTCGTGGAGCTCGAGGACCGAGAGTCCCTCCACCATCTTCACGAATTCTTCTTTCGTCATCGTTCCCATATCCTTATCCTCCTGTTTATCAAGCACATACCTGTTTGGATTTCAAGTCATGGATGGATTGAAGCGCATACACCATCTTTCTCTGCGGACCGGAGAGCGCCTGCGCCAGCCTGGTGACGGGCGATGCCAGCCCGGCGACCAGCCGGGAAAGAAGCACCTCCCTCTTGGGTACGTCCGCCAGCGCCTCGACCTCCTTTGCCGAAAAGACCTTCCCTTCGAAATACCCCGCTTTCAGGCGGACTTTCGGGTTCCCGGCCGCAAACTCCCGCATCGCCTTCGCCAGCATCACGGGGTCGTTCCCCGTAAAGCCGATGGCGGTCGGCCCGGTGAAGAACTCCTCGAGCAGGGAAAATCCGGTATCCTTCGCCGCCCTGCGGATCAGGGTGTTTTTCACGACCTTGAATTCCGCATCGATCTCCCGCAGCTTTTTCCTGAGGCGCGTGATTTCGGCCACGGTGAGGCCCCGGTACTCCGCGAGCACGGAACCCTTCTGGCCGGCGATGATTCCCCGCATCGCCTCGACGGTATCCGCCTTGCTCCTCTTTTTCACCTCGCTCATGCCCCCTTCCCTTGGTGGAGTGAATACCCGTGCGAAACTCCTGTCAAAGCACGAGGGCGGAGCGGCGGTGTTCCCGTCTTGTTCTCCATGGCCTTTCGTCCCTCTTGTCTGCGCGGGCCGGGCGGAGAGCCCCCTTGGTCGCCGGAAGGCGAACCCGCGGTCTTTGACAAAAGAAGTTTCCTCATTGTGGGACACTCTATCCCGGGGACACTCCTGATTCTTTCGTCGAGAAAAAAAGGAGTGTCCCCCCGTTACGCTATTCCGTCTGGAGCACGCTCACGTTGAGTTTGACCCCGATTCCCATCGTCGAGGAAAGGGCGATGGAGCGAACGTACGTCCCCTTGGCGGCGGACGGCTTCGCCTTCATGATCGCCTCGTAGAACGCGAGAAAGTTCTCCCGGATCTTGTCCCTTCCGAAACTGATCTTCCCGATCCCGGAATGAAGCGTCCCGGTCTTGTCCACCTTGAACTCGACCTTACCCCCCTTGAGGTCGCGGACGGCCTTCCCGACGTCGAACGTGACCGTTCCGACCTTCGGGTTCGGCATCAACCCTCTCGGTCCCAGGATCTTTCCGATCTTCCCGACGGCCCCCATCATGTCGGGGGTCGCAACGGCCTTGTCGAACTCGAGCCATCCCCCCTGGATCTTCGCGACGAGATCGTCGGATCCCACGACGTCGGCTCCCGCCTCCTGGGCCTCCTTCTCCTTCTCGCCCTTGGCGAACACCACGATTCGGATCTTTTTCCCCGTTCCGTTCGGAAGGACGACGGAGCCCCGTACCTGCTGGTCCGGATACTTCGGGTCCACGCCCAGGCGCATCGCCACTTCCACCGTCTCGTCGAACTTGGCGTACGCCGTGCCTTTCAGCAGGTCGAGCGCCTCGTCGAGAGAGTACTTTGCCTCCCTGTTCACCTTCTTCCGTGATTCCAGGTACTTTTTGCCGTGCTTCGGCATTTCTCTCTCCCTTCTGTCCCAGGGTTCAGACGACTTCCAGCCCCATGCTCCGGGCCGTTCCCTCGATGGTCTTGATCGCGGCGGCCAGATCCTTGACGTCCAGATCGACCATCTTGAGTTTCGCGATCTCCTCGACCTTGGCGCGGGGGATCGTCCCGCAATTCTCCCGTTTGGCCGTCTTGCTCCCTTTTTCTATCCCTGCCGCCTTCAGGAGGAGGATCGACGCGGGAGGGGTCTTCGTGATGAAGGTGAACGACCGGTCCGCGAAGACGGTGATGACCACCGGGATGATCATCCCCTCCTGGGAGGCCGTCTTCGCGTTGAAGGTCTTGCAGAACTCCATGATGTTGACCCCGTGCTGCCCGAGGGCGGGCCCCACCGGAGGGGAAGGATTCGCCTTTCCCGCCGGGATCTGGAGCTTGATCTGCGTGATGATTTTCTTCGCCATGACGTTTCTCCCCCCGCCCGGTCAGCTTTTTTCGACCTGGGTGAAATCGAGCTCTACGGGCGTTGCCCGCCCGAAGATGGAGACCAGAACGACCACTTTCCCCTTGTCCGGCTTGATGCTGTCCACGATCCCGTTGAAATTCGAGAACGGTCCGTCGGTGACGCGCACGTTCTCGCCTTCGGTGAAGGTCACCTTCGGCTTCGGCTTGAGGCGACCCTCCGCCATCTGGGACTTGATCTCCTCGACCTCCGATTCGGGGATGGGGGCCGGGTTCTTCCCCCCGACGAACCCCGTCACCTTGGGAGTGTGCCGGACCAGATGCCAGGTCTTCTCGTCGAGTTCCATCTGGACCAGGAGATATCCCGGAAAGAAGCTGCGCGTGCCCGTGCGCTTTTTCCCTTTTTTCATCTCCACCACGGTCTCGGAGGGGATGAGAACGTCCCCGAACCGTTCCTGGACCCCTTCCGCCTCGATCCGGTTCTGGAGCGATTCCTTCACTTTTTTCTCATACCCCGAATAGGTATGAACCACGTACCACTGTCGCGCCATTGAGCCCTCTTAGGGGGAGTTAGAAGTTCAGGACGGAATATACGATCCTGCCCAGAGCGTAATCGACCAGTCCCAGAAAAAGGACGATGACGAGGACGGTGACGATCACCACGGCGGTCGAGGAAACCGTTTCCTTGCGCCCCGGCCAGGTCACCTTCTTCATCTCGGTCTTGAATTCCCGGTAAAACCCGGTGATTTTCTGCGGCAGCCCTACGCCTTCCTGCCGCCTCGGCTTCGTTTCCTCCGTCGCCGTGCGGGTGCCCGGAAGCCGTTCGAACAACCTGTCCTTGAAT from Candidatus Deferrimicrobiaceae bacterium encodes the following:
- the secE gene encoding preprotein translocase subunit SecE, translated to MARSFKDRLFERLPGTRTATEETKPRRQEGVGLPQKITGFYREFKTEMKKVTWPGRKETVSSTAVVIVTVLVIVLFLGLVDYALGRIVYSVLNF
- the nusG gene encoding transcription termination/antitermination protein NusG, whose amino-acid sequence is MARQWYVVHTYSGYEKKVKESLQNRIEAEGVQERFGDVLIPSETVVEMKKGKKRTGTRSFFPGYLLVQMELDEKTWHLVRHTPKVTGFVGGKNPAPIPESEVEEIKSQMAEGRLKPKPKVTFTEGENVRVTDGPFSNFNGIVDSIKPDKGKVVVLVSIFGRATPVELDFTQVEKS
- the rplK gene encoding 50S ribosomal protein L11, with product MAKKIITQIKLQIPAGKANPSPPVGPALGQHGVNIMEFCKTFNAKTASQEGMIIPVVITVFADRSFTFITKTPPASILLLKAAGIEKGSKTAKRENCGTIPRAKVEEIAKLKMVDLDVKDLAAAIKTIEGTARSMGLEVV
- the rplA gene encoding 50S ribosomal protein L1 translates to MPKHGKKYLESRKKVNREAKYSLDEALDLLKGTAYAKFDETVEVAMRLGVDPKYPDQQVRGSVVLPNGTGKKIRIVVFAKGEKEKEAQEAGADVVGSDDLVAKIQGGWLEFDKAVATPDMMGAVGKIGKILGPRGLMPNPKVGTVTFDVGKAVRDLKGGKVEFKVDKTGTLHSGIGKISFGRDKIRENFLAFYEAIMKAKPSAAKGTYVRSIALSSTMGIGVKLNVSVLQTE
- the rplJ gene encoding 50S ribosomal protein L10; this translates as MSEVKKRSKADTVEAMRGIIAGQKGSVLAEYRGLTVAEITRLRKKLREIDAEFKVVKNTLIRRAAKDTGFSLLEEFFTGPTAIGFTGNDPVMLAKAMREFAAGNPKVRLKAGYFEGKVFSAKEVEALADVPKREVLLSRLVAGLASPVTRLAQALSGPQRKMVYALQSIHDLKSKQVCA
- the rplL gene encoding 50S ribosomal protein L7/L12, whose translation is MTKEEFVKMVEGLSVLELHDYVKALEERFGVTAAAPAMMMAAAAPGAAAPAAEEKTEFDVILTDYADKKIQVIKVVREVTGLGLKEAKDLVEGIPKPIKEGIEKKEAEALKKKIEEAGGKADIK